In Leguminivora glycinivorella isolate SPB_JAAS2020 chromosome 19, LegGlyc_1.1, whole genome shotgun sequence, a single genomic region encodes these proteins:
- the LOC125236446 gene encoding ribonuclease H1-like, producing the protein MSRYNRNYGNNSRGNHGGFERDHEGYTHVYTDGACSSNGQAGARAGYGVYWGDNNRYNRSQPVDGRATNNTAEIQAATEAMRTARENGMTKLAINTDSKFLMDSATKWMPGWQENGWRTASGEPVKNQADFKEMLRAQGDLDVKWNHVKAHDGSHGNEMADRFAKAGAAKYK; encoded by the exons ATGTCGCGCTACAATAGAAACTATGGAAATAACTCGAGGGGCAACCATGGTGGATTTGAAAGAGACCATGAAGGTTACACGCACGTTTATACGGATGGGGCGTGCTCATCCAACGGCCAGGCAGGAGCTCGAGCTGGTTATGGAGTCTACTGGGGCGACAACAACCGTTACAACAGGAGCCAGCCTGTGGATGGCAGGGCCACGAACAACACCGCAGAAATACAAGCGGCCACTGAAGCCATGAGGACTGCTCGCGAAAACGGAATGACCAAGCTGGCCATTAACACTGACTCGAAGTTTCTCATGGACTCTGCTACTAAATGGATGCCTG GTTGGCAAGAAAATGGATGGAGGACTGCATCAGGAGAGCCGGTGAAGAATCAAGCAGATTTCAAAGAGATGCTCCGGGCGCAGGGAGATCTTGACGTCAAATGGAACCACGTCAAGGCTCACGATGGAAGTCATGGCAATGAAATGGCTGACAGGTTTGCTAAGGCTGGAGCTGCTAAGTACAAGTAA